From the genome of Tachypleus tridentatus isolate NWPU-2018 chromosome 6, ASM421037v1, whole genome shotgun sequence:
TTTTCTAGACATAAGCTTTTGTTGATGCTGCAAAGACTATATTAACTACTTTGATATGGCTGCAAACCCAAGAAAGAAGACTGTAGCCTGGAATATGTAAAATTACTGACTGAGTTATGCTTATGAAcgttaccattagttaacagaaAACATGTATAATTGAAGGCAAATGTTTTGTTATGCAGGTCGATGGTCCTGACGCCAAATCAAATGGTTTTTACAGAACATTCAAACTGTTGCCAATCGTGGCAACTCCAACTCAACTCTGATCATTGTCACTCGTTATCTGTAAAAAGAAAGACTAGAGGTGGGCGCTGTTGGTAAATAAAGTCTGTCAGATAGAGACATCTCTGTGATAGGATAATAAATGATATAGATCAGTGGAAATGGTGACCTGGGACAGATGAGAGTTCATCCAAAATTGGAGGCAAGCTGTCATGATCAGGAGATGAGTACTAGATGACACTCCTGAGGTTTGTGCCAACGTAGGGGTAAACTATCATGTGGATGCTGGCTGCTTCATAGAAGGTAGAAGACAGTTTCTTTACTGATGTTACTAGTGGCTTTCTGCCTCTATGTTGTCCTATTATTTCTCTAACATTTGCTTTTCATAGCTAAAACCATATGgcatttattttcaaacagtttCATTTTCTATGAATTTCGTAAAGAGTTTCCATGATTCCAATCTGATTGCCTTACAAGTGAAAAGGAGGTTGATATTATGCCAGAAGAGCTGTGCAAGATGTGATATAGGGCGTATCTTGCAAGCTTGACAacttcttcatttatttttatctctgtATGGCATAGCACATAGGTGATGTCCTTACGATACATATTCTTTTTTCTTCCATCCATCAGGAGATCAACAACTGTTAATTTCAAGTAGTAGTGACTGTgaattagtaataaatattatattagttgCACTTTCTATTTCTAGTTCATTACTTTCAGCAGTCAAGCGATAAgctttatttatgaaatttagttCCATTTTGTATTGCTTGTAGGAAATCTGAATGTTTCAGAAACCACATGCAGAAATGTTGTTGCTCTATGAGAAAATTAATGCTCACCCAGATCTTCCACTATCTGTGGTTCAGGAGATATTTTTAGATATGATGACTGGATAATGTCAACCACGGTCTTTAAGATATGATGACTGGATAATGTCAACCACGGTCTTTAAGATATGATGACTGGATAATGTCACCCACGGTCTTTAAGATATGATGACTGGATAATGTCAACCATGGTCTTTAAGATATGATGACTGGATAATGTCAACCACGGTCTTTAAGATATGATAACTGGATAATGTCAACCATGACCTTTTATAAATGCTAACAAACCTTTTATGCTTCATCTTCTATTCAATCTTTACATTTGCTGTCCAGACTAATTTTCACTGGTCCCAGAGATacataagtacatatatatatagagagacagTACAGAAATTACCTGACAGGATTTTGCTTCACAGTTTAATTAGATACCTTTTTACTCTGGGTGTCCATTTAGATTGAGGCTGTTTTTTTCAATTaagatagttacttttattttatacttattgaGAATCAAAACCATTGTTTAAtattagtgttttgtgttgtgGTACACACAGGAGGGTTTTTATTGCGTTCAACTTCCACTTGTTTCTCGAATGTAAAATTCTGTACAGTTTTCGTGGAAAAAAAGATTTAGGATGACATTTTAGATATTCTAAActacaaaaatgtatttgtagtgtattaaatatttcctttttcaaaaaaagaaatattaataaatttatagagaaaaaaattgtaaaaacgaAAATATTTAGATCTTACGATTAAAAATCTCAGAAGTAAACATTTACATTATCATATATATCAAAGGAGACAATTAGATTTAGTAAATTGACtagaattatttaacattataaaaatatatgttaaaaatgaataCAATAGTGACTGATTTGCACTGAATCATCATTTCAATACACTTTTTTGAACGATATTTTCTGCTGTAATTCCTACAATATTTCATTAGGTTCGTAGATTAGTCCTAAATCAACTCACTAATTTAACAGTTCAAAGTAActttaaaatagttactgtaagtacaacacaacttgaaatattaatataagtattgtaattATTATGATTTAATGAACCTTACTACAAAGAAAATGGTTTATATTAAGATTTACAAAACAGTCAATGATATTTAACTACACACAAGTTAATATTACAGAAAACTAACATAATAATATGCAGTTCAATGAAACTAGAAATCATTCATGATATCGTTTGTTTTCTTAGtaagaacaaaattaaataataatatatttgtgttgtgccTCGGAACcaaatttttagcgttgtaagtctattgTAACAGCCATGAGTTTCACATATGTAATGTCAGTTCAGCATTAACAATGAGATTAACTGATGCCCCTGAAAGACTTAAGTTAATTACTTTCATTAACACTTTTAAATAGTATAACACTCAGctgtacaatatttattttgatatgagATGTTTTTTACAAAACTATTCTAATAGGAATACACTTTTAAGGTTTTTAAGGCAGGAATGGTAAGGTCAAAAGGgactaatttgtttgttaacGGGCGACCTGTGTTGTACCAAAAAACGGGTATCAAAAGCTGGTTTTTAGCGATTTAAGCTGTATCCTTTTTGCTTAACCAACGGGGTTCAGAAGATAATTGTAATAAGCTTAACTAAACAAATGAATGAAgataaatataacatacagaacGCTAATAGACTGAATCTTGCACATATTTGTTATACACTTTGGTCTAAAAACAGAGCATGTACTTCTTACGTTAACTCTTTAAGATAACACTCAGACTATTCTCCTTATGATGTTTATGTGAAAACCATTCACATTCATTGTACTTAATTATGATATTGATTAGAAGTGATATTGATAATCAGGACAAAAATTTATTGTTACTTCGCATTAAAACGATCAAAATTACTATTCGTACACAAGGGATTTATTGGATTAACAGCACAAACTTTGCCGAACTGatttcaataaatattgtaaaacgaaggtaaaacatttattatctagttgaaatatgaaaatattacgaTATACGATAAAtgacataaatcattattttccaACAAGAAATTTTACCGTATAATTTTCAAAGATTAAATCATACATATCAGAGAAGACAATTTTGACATAGCAAACTGCTATAGATTTGAAGGCACTGTCAGTATtattttcttgctaaatatttttacaccattatttagatattttgaaaagtagaaaTAATTGTCTAAAGTTACGTTAATGACATTTATTCTTAACATGTTAACATACCTACATTTTTATTACCTAGATTTCCAAATGTTATGAACCAACTTACCTGCGGAGAAGAGACAGTAAGAGGATTACTTACAAGAACCAGTAATGTACAATAGATTGCAGAGCAGATTCTGCGCGGTAAAAATTTAACTACAGGTTTTACGGACGACGTTCAGAGCCACATAACGGTTAATGCGCTGCGCACTGTGTTACAGAGATAGTACGATTATCACAAGATAATTCATTCTCTGCCTGTCTATCTACGTAATTTATGACTTACTTAcctttctgtttatttgttgtctATCTAAATAATATACCGATTTAGATAGTAGTACAAATTTAACAATGTAGACTGATGGATTATATATAGTATAATAGATAGTAGCAACAATAGTAACGCCTTCTTTTTTgtcttacaaaatatatatgaattatcaGTAGTGTAAATTACAGCATtttgttaagatattttataatataaatttttcctttttgaataatatatgtgtatatttttgtataacaaaGCCCCATTGGAcaatctgctgaatccaccaaagggaatcgaatcccctgattatagcgttgtaaatccgtagacttaccactgtaccagctaGGGACTTCAAATTATGTAAATTGactgaacatttctatattttacgTGACgtgattaaaacaataaaaaatgtatagcTTATTTCAGATAAACCGTTGCAAttctatttttattcataaatatttggtATCTTAATCTCCGTACTTAAAGCAAGCAATGTACTCTCTGCTTAAATTTAGTGTAAAATGGCAGTCTCCATAAAAcgtgttttcataaaataaactaatacactAATGAcgtactttttttcttttcaacgctgcaaagcaataaataaaaaattaatttctctgtGGTTGTTGATGAAATAGATCACTctaagtgtttatttgtttttggacaTTCGCTTTTAACCAGCTGTGCTAAATGTCTTTAATTCTGAGCTGATAggctagaagaaaagcagctggTTTATACCACCCACaccgacaattcttgggctactctttaccaccAAATATTGGGATTAGCCGAACTCGCCATACCAATAGCGATTAAAATGAGGGGTGTAATTTCTTGTCTTGTGGTAATGGGGTGAGAATAATGAACTTGCAGATCCGTAATCCAGCAGGCTACTCATGTTTCGAAATGTTAAAGTAAACATTAGCGTGACTGTAGAAAGGGTAAAAGAGAGTAGTGTCACTCTTCCTCCAGAAAGGCTACTGATATTTGTTCAAACGcgattaaaaatttcaaataaacatatatCATTATTTCGGGGGAGAGTCGCATTGTTTTCTCTTCATTGTTTACattcaataaaatgaaaaatttcgTAGTTAAAAGAATATCGTTTACACTTATTCTAATAAAATGGTAAATACTTCTTTCTCATTCTACTTTCCTGTCTTCAGTGACAGGGTATTAATCTTATATCAGATGCTAAACAGGTTATTTTGGAATCAATAGTAATGTCCCCAGTCATGTTTATTCCAATGCACTTACACAATCATGAAATATAAGAAAACGTTCAACTAGATTCGTGTCTTAGACTGATGCAAGAGTATTTTTGACTAATTAGGCTCTATTCTTTATGAATCTTTAATAGAGGGTTACAATATAGAAATTGTAAAGATAATTTCGAAATTAGTTTGATCGTAATACCTATTTTGTTTCACCTTGTTAGGATTGGATAGcttttgttaataacatcttgtcaaaatagatatatattaaaatatagtttgatGAGTGTATAGTTGTATTGCAGACTTACCAAGTAAAAAAATCCGGTTTTAGAatgggaaattttaattttcttttttctctctatATATTTATTGCGAATTGTGATGAAAGTTTACAAGAAGTTTTAAGTTTTCAACTTAGATTTATACCAGACAATAAAAACTGCGCATTAAATTTATAAGTCCGACGGGCAGAATAATATATTGCAAATTCCAATTTACAGAAACTTTAAAAtgcttttctttctctttaacGAGATCATCACGTGCAGAAGACGTACCTGTGGAGGTCTAAACTTGGTCTTTTGCGTGCATAGTTGAGAAACAACGAAGTGATCACACTCATAGAACCAATACCCCACGAAGACATAGCAGGTCGAATAAGCGTAGCACACATTAGCAGAATTTAACAGCAGCTCAACTCTCGTGACCGAATTCAACTAATGCAACATTAAATATACACAAAAGAAAGGACATTTAAGTTGTCACGCAAAGAGCAGCAGCTGATACAATTATTATGAGAAACTGAAGACTACGGGGTGTTTACTTTGAGTAACGATTCCTTTTGGTAACATATTAATATCGCATAGCACTAAGTTAGAATGTTTTATCGATTTTACGACGTGTGAAAAATCTAAATTCACGGCTTTATTTGCAGGAAATTGTTCCATTGTATATGTTTTTTAACAGATCTTTCAAGTAACGTTCTGGTttaaattatagtaatttatattagATTATCACGGAGTTTTTAACtactttatatttctgatgtAATTTGATGTTATAATTTAGTTATACACAGTTTACTAAGAAGGTGCGAACGAGTATATTGTTGCTACGGCTGGTGTGTCAACGTAATTGCATCAACGAATTTTTACTAAGCTAAAAAAATTAACAGCaatatgtgtgtaatatttcACGACAAGActgataataatttgaataaaatcaTTCTTTAATTACCAGTTTATAATCACTTTTTTCTACTTTGCTGTCAAAGGAGCTCACCAGTCTCACTAAATCACGACGTATAAAgtcttattaaaacattttttctggtATGATGCTTATGTGATATTGCATAACTACCACTAATCATTATGCACTTGTAACTAAGACGGTGAATGCCATATACGactttttttctcttaaataattttaaatccgAAACAAAAGAACAGTTTCTTTATCGTACACGGGAATGTGCACGAGTTAAAATGTTCGATATTACTGAATGCGCGAATGATCAACCAGTCAAGCATATTATATGATCATTGTCAATATACGTTTAACTATAAAGCGCAGTATTCATTATATATCGTACACTGTTCCTACGCTAAATGAATTATAGATAACCTCTATTTACCGATTAAttattctattgtaatatatcaCTTTGCATAATTGTGTTTGTCCGTTATTCCTAATATGCACGTATGTATAGCAGTCTCGAAAAGGTAGGccgttatttttataaaatttattattttgtattatcacCAGACATTAAAAGCAGTGAATAACTTAAGTGAACATATGAATGCAAGCTACTGCGTTAGAAtggtaattttttgttaaattattgaCACGATTGTTTACTGGGTGTCTTTAAAGAATGGATCATATTGAATTTGAAGGCctcttgttttaaattatataagtgtaataaattaGACGGATTTATAGTATTAAGAGaaacaataattcagtttgtGTCATCTATCTTTATTTAGGCACTTCAATCATCATATGAATGAATGAACTTGACCATGACGTAAATAAATTTGTAAGTGTTACCTGGTCcctttttgataatttttattacaataactaaTATGTTAATCATCAATCTCGTAGTCTAGATTCTCTAGATATGTAGTGAGTTGTTTAATCTCTCTCTGAGACAAAGCATATTCTTTCAAAAACTCTGTGAATCGTCTCTCCATATTATTAAGCGTATTTTCAAGACGAGAAGATTTATTAGgaagtttttcattttctttcttcgCTGCTTCGATAGCTTCCTTACTTAAAAGACCATCCTTCATTAGTATTTGTCGTCCACGCTCAACCAGCATTTTTTTAGCCTCTGGGTATTCTTCGAGAACATTCCAAAGATCTTCTTTCGACAGAACAAAGAGGTCCGAGTAACCTACACTCCTAACATTTGCTGTTCGTCGGTTACCAGTTTTCATACCCGAAATATTCAGGATACTTAACTCTCCAAAAACGCTACCATCTTCTAATGTGGCAAAAACCGTTTTTTCGTCATCAGCGACGACCTCCAGCTTCCCCCTCTTCACAATATACATTTCCTTTCCCACGTCTCCTTTACGACAAATGTAGTCACCAGGACTAAATACCTGAAGCTTCAACTTGAGGACCAACTGACCCAACAGACCTGCTTCACAGTCTTGAAAGAGCTTTACACGTTTTAGAGTATCAAGATGGACATACAGTGCAATTTCTGCTTTTAGCTTGTCCGGAAGAATAGACATAATATTATCTTCATCCAGTGACTCTTTATTCATCCACAAGTAGTCAAACCACTGTATCACTCTGTTTTCAAGTGCTTTATTTACTTTCCTGAATTCTAAATACTGCTTGACACTATCCATTTTTGATTGGAATTCTGCTCGCTTAGCATTCATACTGGATATCATACTCCCAACGTTCCCAACAATTGTAGCAAAAATCAAAACTCCAATAAGAAAGTCAATGACCACAAAAAGATATTCGTAGTCTTttactggaacaggaacttcgcCAATGGTTGTTAAGGTAAGAGTAGACCaatagaaacaatatatatactgataGTTCAGCGTTGCGTACACAGGAATACTGACGTTTTGGTAGACCCAAGAGTCGTTTCCAAATCCAATAAGATAACTAACAGAGAAGAAAAGGCAGGCATTCCAATGGATAATCACTAGAATGTAAAAAAGTAGTTTTCCAATCCTGAAAGCATAGGGAAAGCTAGTTCTCGTTTCGCTTCGatcaaataattcaaatattcgGTAAATCTTAAGGATTCTGTTAAGACGAACAATGATAGAGCAaggtattttaatataacaagaagTTTTGAAAATCATGTAGAGAATATCTGTTGGAAGGAGACTCGCAAAATCGATTTTAAAATAACGAGACTTTACATAGTTAAGGAATAATTTTGTAGAATCCCGAACCAGTAGTCCTTGCTCCAAATAAcctatgaaagaataaaaaataactgttGATTTTTAAGGAGATTTTCGTATGCGCATTATTTATTAGTGAAATAACCATTTCTATCATTGCAAAATCCTATAGGAATAAAGATGTTTTATAGCTTCCTAAGCTTATAACTTTCGTAACTATATTCACTGTTACTGCTGAAGACTGCTTATTGGTAGACTACACCAGAAATGACCTTTCaaacaatgtatatttttctcGAAGTTTAATCAAAGTATTTTTGTAAGATAGAAATTAACCGTTTCTTCCCTTACCTGTACGAGCTTGGATCATCATATCGATTATATAAATAACGTCACAAAGATAGTCCACGACGTACCACAATATGGGGGCATAATTCTGTAGTTCCCAGAAAACACTTCGACTAATGATAAACAGGGTGTTGTAGAGTACAGcgaaagaaataatgaaaagcCAGCGATAGTAGAAGTTTCCTGATGGATCGATTGTGAAAGTGTGATTCCTGAAAGCCCAAAACATGATTGATAAGTACTTGATACATGTTTCGTATCATGGTTGAGAAGAGTTGTTGATAGCAGATAAAAAAATTTCCAGTCTTTAACAAGTCTCATGAGATAGTAATAATATCACAAAAAAAGTTTAAGTAAACTTGGAGGCGGTAAAGAAATTAACacgtgtttattgtttgtttgttttaaatttcacccaaagttacacgagggtttggtttgttttgaatttcgcgcaaatctacacgaagactatctgcgttagccgcttctaatttagcagtgtaagactagagggaaggcagctagccatcaccacccaccgctaacttttgagctactcttttaccaatgaataatgggattgatcgtgacatatTAACGCTCCCACGATTGAaggggcgaacatatttggcTTTACAGGGGTTCGAACCtgtgactttcagattacgagtcgagtaccttaaccacctggtcatgccggcccTGTTCAACTGTAATTGAGGTGTTTTCGTACCACTGATTATGTGCCAAAGCCACAATAATTCTCCATACTCTAATATTAATTcattaactgttttaacatttcttatgATACATGGTGGCCTTTCCTGTCATTTTACCTACAAGTTCATGTGCTTCAACTAAACCAAATCTCAGTTACTTCACATATTCTTGCATACACTGTGACATATTTATTCTAGgggtgggattgaccgaaaattataacgcccccacagctgaaaaggcgagcatgtttgatgcgactgggatttgaaaccgcgaccctcagattacgagtctagcaccCCTAACCACCTGCCCAACATGTCTTTATTAACTTGGATATGTGTAAATATGTCATGCTTATAAATATGgatttgtaaaatatgtataagaagaaactgaaaatatttaggGCCATAATATAAGAGGCTACAAGATACGTTCAGACTAAGGATTTGATGATTCTAATTACATGTTAAGTGTTATGTTAGCATGCAGAGATAAACTCTCTttcctttgatagattgtttaggcagagtagtcatgatgaaactttgtagaatggacggcgactgcctgttgtggagacacaagtgtagaggacgacgtttcgaaagtcttccgcttttCGAAACGTAGTCCTCTATAATTGTAATTgcttaaaaacataatatttcagtCATTGTTTTCTAATCTTTCTTCTTCCATCtcggccaggtggtttaaggcgttcgactcgtaatctgagggtcgcggtttcgaatctcagtcgcgtcaaacatgctcgccttttcagccgtgagggcgttataatatgacggtcaattccactattcgttgatacaagagttgacggtgggtggtgatgacaagctgtcttccctctagtcttacactgctaaattaaggatggctaacgcagatagccctcgagtagttttgcacgaaattaacaaacaaacacctcTTCTTTTTTCTTCGAAGTCTCTCGTTATACTGTATTCCAGAAAGAATCGAATCTGAACGGTAGGTTCGACATCACACACTATCTTTAATTACTCTATTTAAAGCTTACTTGTTTTAGGTCTTATTATTAAAGAAGATGAATGAAGGAAATTTGCTCGTTTATGTAACGGGtttataaggtttgtttgtttgtttttggaatttcgcacaaagctactcgagggctatctgtgctagccgtccctaatttagcagtgtaagactagagggaaggcagctagtcatcaccacccaccaccaactcttgggctactcttttaccaacgaaaagtgggattgaccgtcacattataacgcccccacggctgggagggcgagcatgtttggcacgactcgggcgcgaacccgcgaccctcaaattacgaagcgcacgccttaacgcgctaggccgagctaggccatgccaggccctggttTATAAGGACTCCAATCATTAAAGAACTTCAACTTAATACCTGATAGTTGTAAATTGATTAGTCGtaatacagttattataaatgtgatatatctgtttaaattttgttaaaaataataataataatatatatatatatttagtgttattttgATTGCAGAAAAATAAATTCCAACAGGTTGTCTGTGTTTCCCATAATGATTAAACGACTAATTTATAGGTTTTCTATTACATTGTTAGAAATAACGTACCATTTCCAGCAGTTCGTTCCTCTCTTTTCCTCCTGGTTAGATTCAATATTCCCAGCTTCAAATTCTTCTAGAATAGTAACTCGTCGATTCCTGCATCTTGCTGTTAATTTACGGATATTTTCCATCAGCCACCTTACCgactgaaataaatatacaagtttagttttgttctaagaTATCCTGATTTATGCTTGGAGGAAAAAAGCtttgaaaaataacttcaaacagGAATCTGTCACTTTGATATGATTTCaatgttaattttactttactttgtaaTTTTACGTTTTACATCGTTTAAGTTGCTGTTTATAGGAAATTCTCGTATTCAGacttatttactttataaaataactcACGTAGTGGAAGTTTGTAATTAACTTTGTAAAATTCTCTTTAGAATATTTTAGTGCATGTAGATTTGTGGTAGAGCGCTATATTACGTAGGTTTGAAGCATGGTTCGAATCTTTGCGATATGACAATATATTCCCCATGCCTACTTCAAACTGAGGTTGTATTATAAGAGA
Proteins encoded in this window:
- the LOC143254623 gene encoding cyclic nucleotide-gated channel alpha-3-like isoform X2; the protein is MENIRKLTARCRNRRVTILEEFEAGNIESNQEEKRGTNCWKWNHTFTIDPSGNFYYRWLFIISFAVLYNTLFIISRSVFWELQNYAPILWYVVDYLCDVIYIIDMMIQARTGYLEQGLLVRDSTKLFLNYVKSRYFKIDFASLLPTDILYMIFKTSCYIKIPCSIIVRLNRILKIYRIFELFDRSETRTSFPYAFRIGKLLFYILVIIHWNACLFFSVSYLIGFGNDSWVYQNVSIPVYATLNYQYIYCFYWSTLTLTTIGEVPVPVKDYEYLFVVIDFLIGVLIFATIVGNVGSMISSMNAKRAEFQSKMDSVKQYLEFRKVNKALENRVIQWFDYLWMNKESLDEDNIMSILPDKLKAEIALYVHLDTLKRVKLFQDCEAGLLGQLVLKLKLQVFSPGDYICRKGDVGKEMYIVKRGKLEVVADDEKTVFATLEDGSVFGELSILNISGMKTGNRRTANVRSVGYSDLFVLSKEDLWNVLEEYPEAKKMLVERGRQILMKDGLLSKEAIEAAKKENEKLPNKSSRLENTLNNMERRFTEFLKEYALSQREIKQLTTYLENLDYEIDD
- the LOC143254623 gene encoding cyclic nucleotide-gated channel alpha-3-like isoform X1 — translated: MSVRWLMENIRKLTARCRNRRVTILEEFEAGNIESNQEEKRGTNCWKWNHTFTIDPSGNFYYRWLFIISFAVLYNTLFIISRSVFWELQNYAPILWYVVDYLCDVIYIIDMMIQARTGYLEQGLLVRDSTKLFLNYVKSRYFKIDFASLLPTDILYMIFKTSCYIKIPCSIIVRLNRILKIYRIFELFDRSETRTSFPYAFRIGKLLFYILVIIHWNACLFFSVSYLIGFGNDSWVYQNVSIPVYATLNYQYIYCFYWSTLTLTTIGEVPVPVKDYEYLFVVIDFLIGVLIFATIVGNVGSMISSMNAKRAEFQSKMDSVKQYLEFRKVNKALENRVIQWFDYLWMNKESLDEDNIMSILPDKLKAEIALYVHLDTLKRVKLFQDCEAGLLGQLVLKLKLQVFSPGDYICRKGDVGKEMYIVKRGKLEVVADDEKTVFATLEDGSVFGELSILNISGMKTGNRRTANVRSVGYSDLFVLSKEDLWNVLEEYPEAKKMLVERGRQILMKDGLLSKEAIEAAKKENEKLPNKSSRLENTLNNMERRFTEFLKEYALSQREIKQLTTYLENLDYEIDD